ATTGAGCAAATTTCTTATGGCGAGGCGTTTGAGTTGTCGCATTTTGGCGCCAAAGTAATTTATCCGCCAACTATTCAACCTGTTTTAGAAAAGAAAATTCCAGTTTGGGTAAAAAACACCTTTGCTCCTGATGACTCAGGTACCTTGATTCATGAAAATGGACAAAGCAATGGTAAAGATACTATGGTAAAAGGTATATCAAGTATTGATAAAATTGCTTTGCTGAGTTTGGAAGGAAGTGGTATGGTTGGAGTTCCCGGATTTTCGAAGAGACTCTTTGAATCATTGGCTCATCAAAATGTCAATGTTATTTTAATTACTCAAAGTTCATCTGAGCACTCAATTTGTGTGGCAATTAATGATGCCGACGTTATTAAAGCAAAGACAGCTATAGATAGCGAGTTTGCCTATGAAATCAGCGTGAAAAAAGTTGATCCGGTAATGATTGAGCGTGATCTCTCAATCGTGGCCCTTATTGGTGATAAGATGAAGAATCATGCCGGGGTTAGTGGTAAAATGTTTAGTGCCTTAGGTCGAAATGGTGTAAATATCAGGGCAATAGCGCAAGGATCTTCTGAGAAAAATATATCCACTGTAATTAATCAAAAGGATGTGAAAAAAGCGCTTAACGTGATTCACGAGGCCTTTTTCGAAACTCCAACTAAACAATTGAATTTGTTTATTGCAGGTGTTGGTAATGTTGGTGGCAAACTGCTCGATCAGCTTGGGAAGCAGGTGAAATTTCTAAATGAAGAGCTGCGTTTGAATGTACGTGTGGTTGGATTAGCCAATTCGAAAAGGATGGTTTTTGATGATGAGGGAATTTGTCTTGAAAGCTGGAAAGAACAGTTGGCCAATGGGCAAAATATGTCATTAAGTGAATTTGCCAAGCATGTCAAGGCAAAGAATATGCGTAATAGTGTGTTTGTTGATAATTCGGCAAGTGAAGAAGTGGCAGGTGTGTATAAAGACTATTTAAAGAACAGTATTTCTGTTGTTACCTGTAACAAAATTGCCGCCGCATCTGAATATCAGAATTATCGAAGTCTAAAGCTAGCCGCAATGGATCATAACGTTTCGTTCTTATTTGAAACAAATGTTGGTGCCGGTTTGCCAATTATCGGAACATTAAATGACATGGTTCGTAGTGGTGACCGTGTCCGTAAAATTGAAGCCGTTCTTTCTGGGAGTCTAAATTTCATCTTTAATAATTTTAAAGCAGAGGTGTCTTTTGATGAGATAGTTCGCCAAGCACAGGCCGAAGGTTACACTGAGCCTGATCCGCGGATTGACTTAACTGGTACCGATGTTAAACGAAAAATATTGATCTTGATAAGAGAAAGTGGTGTCGCAATGGAAATGGATGATATTGAAACCGTTCCATTTATGCCGGCAGATTGCCTTGAAGGAACCGTTGATGATTTTTTTGAGAAATTGAAAGAGCATAAACAGGTTTTCGATGACTTATACAAGGTTGCAGAAACAAAAGGTGAAAAATTGAAGTTTGTGGCTTCTTACGATAATGGAAAGGCTTCTGTTGGTTTAAGATCAGTTGCTCCAGATCATCCTTTGTACAAGCTGGACGGAAAAGACAATATCGTTTTGTTTACCACCGATCGCTATCATGATCAACCATTAATTGTAAAAGGAGCAGGCGCGGGAGCCGATGTTACTGCGTCAGGCATCTTTGCTGATATAATCAAAACGGTTTTATAGATAGACGGCGAACTACCATGTTGTTAGGTGTGTTTACTACCTGTTTGTTTCTCAAAAAATAATTCGAATGAACGAAATAAAGATATTTTCTCCCGGTACTGTTGCCAATGTGGCCTGTGGTTTTGATGTTATGGGTTTTGCTTTGGATAGCCCGGGAGATGAAATGATTGTGCGTCGTATCAATGAAAGAGTAATTAAAATTGTTAAAGCAGAAGGATTTAATCTTCCGCTTGATGCCAATAAAAATGTGGCCGGAGTGGCCTTGCTTTCAATGTTAAACGAGGTAAAAGATGAAGTGGGGTTTGAAATAGAGATCTTCAAAAAGATAAAGCCAGGAAGCGGTATTGGCTCCAGCGCTGCCAGTTCAGCGGGAGCTGTTGTCGCGGCAAATAAACTATTGGGTGACCCGTTTTCAAAAACAGATTTAGCTCGATTTGCCATGGAAGGCGAACGGTTGGCTTCAGGTACGGCTCACGCTGATAATGTTGCCCCTGCTATTTTCGGAGGTTTCACATTGGTGCGTAGTTATCAACCACTGGATATTATTAGTATTGATACACCTGATGAGCTTTTTGCTACGGTTATTCACCCTCAAATTGAGGTGAAAACTTCTGACGCACGTGAAATATTAAAGCGAAATGTATTACTGAAAGATGCTATTCGCCAGTGGGGTAATGTGGGAGGACTTGTAGCCGGCTTAATGAAATCTGACTATGATTTAATCAGTCGATCTCTTGAAGACGCAATTGTTGAGCCGATTCGATCGATTTTGATTCCTGCTTTTCAAGAGGTAAAGCTCAAATCAAAAGAAGCAGGTGCTTTAGGAGGAGGGATTTCAGGTTCAGGTCCTTCTGTTTTTATGCTTAGCCGCGGACAAGAGACCGGAGAAAGGGTAAAAATGGTGATGGCTGAAATTTACGATAAGGTAGGGATTGAATATGATATCCATCTCTCAAAAGTGAATAAAGAGGGCGTGAAAATTATTAGTTAATCTTTCATAGATTCTGATCAAAAACAAGTTCTTCTACGATCTAAGATCTATTGAACTAATCAGTTTAAATTAGGAAAAACATGAACTACTATAGTTTAAATCATAATGCTCCGAATGTAAAATTCAGTGAAGCGGTAATACGTGGATTGGCTCCTGATAAAGGCTTATATTTTCCTGAGGCAATAACTCCCTTGTCCAAAGATTTTATTGAGAATATTGAGAGTTATAGCCATGAAGAGATAGCTTTTGAAGCGGTTAGGCAATTTGCAGGAGATGAGTTAAGTGAAGCAGAATTAAAGCGAATTGTGGCTGAAACTGTCAGTTTTGACTTTCCTTTAGTGCAAGTCGAACCTAATGTGTATTCGCTTGAGCTTTTTCATGGGCCAACATTGGCTTTTAAAGATGTAGGAGCTCGCTTTATGGCGCGCTGTCTGGGTGCTTTTTCAAAGTTTGATGAGAAAAAGGTCACAGTTTTGGTTGCAACATCAGGAGATACCGGAGGCGCCGTTGCAGATGGCTTTTTAGGTGTTCCAGGTGTGGATGTGGTAATTCTTTACCCGAGTAAGAAGGTTAGTGATATTCAGGAAAAACAACTGACAACCCTCGGTCAGAATATTAGTGCATTGGAAGTTGAAGGTACTTTTGATGATTGCCAACGAATGGTAAAAACAGCTTTTCTTGATGAAGAGCTGACTAGTGTACTTAATTTAACTTCAGCAAACTCAATTAATGTTGCTCGTTGGCTGCCACAAATGTTCTATTACTTTTTTGCCTATCGTCAACTTAGGGATAAGTCAAAGAAATTAGTGGTTTCAGTTCCTAGCGGTAACTTTGGAAACATTTGTGCTGGAATGGTTGCTAAAAAGTTGGGGTTGCCAATAGATTTGTTTGTAGCTTCAACAAATGCCAATAAAGTAGTGACCGAGTATTTGCAAACTGGTAATTATTCTCCTAAAGCTTCGGTTCAAACTATTTCAAATGCTATGGATGTGGGTGACCCAAGCAATTTTGTACGTATAGAACAGCTACATAATAAGGATTTTGATTTGCTTAAATCTTCTTTATTAAGCTTTAGCTATACTGACGATGAAACTCGTGAAGCGATACGTTTAGTTCATAAAGATACTGGTTATACGCTAGAGCCGCATGGAGCCGTAGGCTACCTAGGTTTGAAAGCTGCTCTTAGAGAGGCCCCTGAGATGCAGGGAGTTTTTCTAGAAACAGCACATCCTTGTAAGTTTATCGATGTGGTTGAACGTACTTTGAAAGAAAAGGTAATTATACCTGCCAAATTGGAAAGTTTGTTGCTTAAGGAGAAAGTGTCAATTTTGATCAAAAATGATTATCAGCAATTGAAAGAGTACCTTTTGAAAAAGGGTTGATCATCAATTGGTATAGCTTTTTTTTTAGAAAACTAATGTGAGTTTTATTACGTTAATTGATATAATTTGTTTATCTTTTTAACTAAAACTTACATTAGTTTTTACATTTTTAAAAGCAATCTATAATCCGTTCTCTTATGAATCAAAAACGCACTCTCTCGTTTTGGCTACTCATTGCTTTATGTTGGGCAGCTCCAGTCTTAGTAACCACTTCATGTAAAAAAAGTACTTCTTCCGAAACCGTTGAGCCAAAGCATGGTGATGTGCGAGACAGTGTTTACATGGTTGCAGAAACTTTTTATTTATGGGTAGATAATCTGCCTAATGCAGAATCATTTAAGCCAACTTCCTACCCAGGACCCGATGAAGTTATTGAAAAAATTAAAACTTATAGTCCATTATTAAATGGAAAGAATATTGATCGGTATAGTTTTGGGTTGCCGGAGGCTGAATACGAAAACTTAGCTAATGCCAATGAGTCTGACTATGGTTGTGGATTTAAGTTTGTCCGGCCCTCAGCCAATGATTATTCTGATGATTTGCGGATTACATATGTTTATAAGAATTCCCCAGCAGGGAGTCAGGGGGTGCAGAGGAGCTGGCGTGTATTGTCAATTAATGGTATAGCAGCAAATACTAATAACATAAGTGCCCTTAATAATGCTTTAAATAGCACCGGTTCAGTTTCGTTTCAAATGAGGACACCTGCAAATGAAACGAAGAATCTAAATCTTATGGCAGCAACTTATACGGCTAATACTGTAATAAAAAGTTCTGTAATTGATTTGGGGACAAAAAAAGTGGGCTACATTATGTTCAATACTTTCTTTGGGACTGCTATACAGGAAATTGAAGCTGCATTTAATGATTTTGTGGCAAAAGGAGTGACCGATGTTGTAGTGGATCTTCGTTATAATGGCGGAGGCAGGGTTGATATAGCCCAGCACTTTGCTAATCTTCTTGCTCCTGAAAGCGCTAAAGGGAAGGTAATGTATACCGAACAGCACAATGCATTGTTAACTACCGAAGGTTGGAATGAAACTATTAATTACGATAATTCTGCAAGGAAATTGCCTTTGTTGCAAAAAGTTGCATTTATTGGGACTTCAGGAACTGCATCGGCAAGCGAGCTGATGATCAATGTACTTAAGCCTTACTTAGGCGAGAGTCAGAAACTTTTTGGATCTACTACTTATGGTAAGCCTGTTGGCTTTTATCCTATTACAATAAATAGAAAACTACCTGATGCTTATACAACATTAATTGTTGCCGTAAAATCAATAAATTCTCAGGGGGGCAGTGATTACTATCAAGGTTTTGCTCCTGATGCGCTAGCGGTTGATGATGTAACTAGGGATTTTGGTGATCCAGAAGAAGCTTCATTGAAGGCTGCGCTCAACTGGATTCAAACGGGGACTATTACTACTGCAACTGTTGCAACGCAATCGCTCCTGCGCTTAAGCCCAATTGTGGATGCGGCTAACTCTAAACTCGATCATGCGTTTAAAGGATCGATTTTCAAAGAAAAATAGTGGCGACGAGATAGTGTATATTTTGAGGGTAAGTCAAATTTTGGGCTTACCCTTATTTATTAAGTATTTATGTAGATAAATTGACAAAAGTCATATCAAAGGCTTGGAAAAAGTCTAAATTTGCCCGTCTATAATTAATAATTTTTTTAGTCAAAATAGTAACATGGAATACCGCATAGAAAAAGACACTATGGGCGAAGTGCAGGTTCCTGCCGATAAATTCTGGGGTGCTCAAACCCAACGCTCAATTGAGAACTTTAAAATTGCTCAGGATATTAATAAAATGCCTAAAGAGGTTGTTAAAGCATTTGCATACTTAAAACATGCAGCAGCCTTAACCAATCTTGATGCTGGTGTTTTACCAAAAGAAAAAGCTGATTTAATTGGAAAGGTTTGCGAAGAAATTTTAACGGGTAAACTTGATGATCAATTTCCGTTAGTTGTTTGGCAAACTGGATCAGGAACCCAGTCGAACATGAATGTAAATGAGGTAATTGCTTACCGTGCACATGTTTTAAACGGGGGTAGTTTAGCTGATAAGGAAAAGGTTTTAAATCCTAATGATGATGTGAACAAGTCGCAGTCGTCAAATGATACATTCCCTACAGCTATGCACATTGCGGCGTATAAAATGTTGATGGAGACCACTATTCCGGGGATTGTTAAACTGCGTGATACATTGGCTGCTAAAGCAGAAGCATTTAAGCATGTTGTAAAGATTGGTCGTACGCACTTCATGGACGCCACTCCTTTAACTTTAGGTCAGGAGTTCTCTGGGTACGTTTCTCAATTGAGTCATGGTTTAAAGGCGATCAATAATACTTTGGCTCACCTTTCAGAGTTAGCGTTAGGCGGAACAGCGGTAGGAACAGGTATCAATACTCCAAAAGGATATTCTGAAAACGTATCTAAACATATTGCCCAATTAACAGGACTTCCATTCATTACTGCGGAAAATAAATTTGAAGCCCTTGCTGCACACGACGCAATTGTTGAGGCTCATGGTGCTTTAAAAACCGTTGCTGTTAGTTTGATGAAGATCGGTAACGATATTCGTATGCTTTCATCTGGTCCTCGTTCAGGTATCGGTGAAATTCATATTCCTGATAACGAACCAGGTTCTTCAATTATGCCAGG
Above is a window of Solitalea lacus DNA encoding:
- the thrC gene encoding threonine synthase, encoding MNYYSLNHNAPNVKFSEAVIRGLAPDKGLYFPEAITPLSKDFIENIESYSHEEIAFEAVRQFAGDELSEAELKRIVAETVSFDFPLVQVEPNVYSLELFHGPTLAFKDVGARFMARCLGAFSKFDEKKVTVLVATSGDTGGAVADGFLGVPGVDVVILYPSKKVSDIQEKQLTTLGQNISALEVEGTFDDCQRMVKTAFLDEELTSVLNLTSANSINVARWLPQMFYYFFAYRQLRDKSKKLVVSVPSGNFGNICAGMVAKKLGLPIDLFVASTNANKVVTEYLQTGNYSPKASVQTISNAMDVGDPSNFVRIEQLHNKDFDLLKSSLLSFSYTDDETREAIRLVHKDTGYTLEPHGAVGYLGLKAALREAPEMQGVFLETAHPCKFIDVVERTLKEKVIIPAKLESLLLKEKVSILIKNDYQQLKEYLLKKG
- a CDS encoding S41 family peptidase, with product MNQKRTLSFWLLIALCWAAPVLVTTSCKKSTSSETVEPKHGDVRDSVYMVAETFYLWVDNLPNAESFKPTSYPGPDEVIEKIKTYSPLLNGKNIDRYSFGLPEAEYENLANANESDYGCGFKFVRPSANDYSDDLRITYVYKNSPAGSQGVQRSWRVLSINGIAANTNNISALNNALNSTGSVSFQMRTPANETKNLNLMAATYTANTVIKSSVIDLGTKKVGYIMFNTFFGTAIQEIEAAFNDFVAKGVTDVVVDLRYNGGGRVDIAQHFANLLAPESAKGKVMYTEQHNALLTTEGWNETINYDNSARKLPLLQKVAFIGTSGTASASELMINVLKPYLGESQKLFGSTTYGKPVGFYPITINRKLPDAYTTLIVAVKSINSQGGSDYYQGFAPDALAVDDVTRDFGDPEEASLKAALNWIQTGTITTATVATQSLLRLSPIVDAANSKLDHAFKGSIFKEK
- a CDS encoding homoserine kinase, with the translated sequence MNEIKIFSPGTVANVACGFDVMGFALDSPGDEMIVRRINERVIKIVKAEGFNLPLDANKNVAGVALLSMLNEVKDEVGFEIEIFKKIKPGSGIGSSAASSAGAVVAANKLLGDPFSKTDLARFAMEGERLASGTAHADNVAPAIFGGFTLVRSYQPLDIISIDTPDELFATVIHPQIEVKTSDAREILKRNVLLKDAIRQWGNVGGLVAGLMKSDYDLISRSLEDAIVEPIRSILIPAFQEVKLKSKEAGALGGGISGSGPSVFMLSRGQETGERVKMVMAEIYDKVGIEYDIHLSKVNKEGVKIIS
- the fumC gene encoding class II fumarate hydratase gives rise to the protein MEYRIEKDTMGEVQVPADKFWGAQTQRSIENFKIAQDINKMPKEVVKAFAYLKHAAALTNLDAGVLPKEKADLIGKVCEEILTGKLDDQFPLVVWQTGSGTQSNMNVNEVIAYRAHVLNGGSLADKEKVLNPNDDVNKSQSSNDTFPTAMHIAAYKMLMETTIPGIVKLRDTLAAKAEAFKHVVKIGRTHFMDATPLTLGQEFSGYVSQLSHGLKAINNTLAHLSELALGGTAVGTGINTPKGYSENVSKHIAQLTGLPFITAENKFEALAAHDAIVEAHGALKTVAVSLMKIGNDIRMLSSGPRSGIGEIHIPDNEPGSSIMPGKVNPTQCEAMTMVAAQVLGNDVAINVGGSNGHFELNVFKPMMIYNFLHSARLIGDVCVSFNDKCALGIEPIEKNIQNHLNNSLMLVTSLNTKIGYYKAAEIAQTAHKQGKTLKETAVELGYVTAEQFDEWVNPIDMVGELK
- the thrA gene encoding bifunctional aspartate kinase/homoserine dehydrogenase I, which translates into the protein MRVLKFGGSSVESAENIEKVVSIVKKKSKEDKLAVVVSALRGVTDMLIAAGTAASKSEESYKELLSEIENRHLAEVRKLIPIAGQSSVLSQVKKILNDLENTCEGVFLIGELSAKTLDKIMSKGELLSSYIISEKMKSDGLNASLKDSRDLIKTDARFGKASVDFETTNLRAWQYFNQASDITVLPGFVGSSESGETTTLGRGGSDYTAAIIAGALNADELEIWTDVSGMMTADPRLVIQAYPIEQISYGEAFELSHFGAKVIYPPTIQPVLEKKIPVWVKNTFAPDDSGTLIHENGQSNGKDTMVKGISSIDKIALLSLEGSGMVGVPGFSKRLFESLAHQNVNVILITQSSSEHSICVAINDADVIKAKTAIDSEFAYEISVKKVDPVMIERDLSIVALIGDKMKNHAGVSGKMFSALGRNGVNIRAIAQGSSEKNISTVINQKDVKKALNVIHEAFFETPTKQLNLFIAGVGNVGGKLLDQLGKQVKFLNEELRLNVRVVGLANSKRMVFDDEGICLESWKEQLANGQNMSLSEFAKHVKAKNMRNSVFVDNSASEEVAGVYKDYLKNSISVVTCNKIAAASEYQNYRSLKLAAMDHNVSFLFETNVGAGLPIIGTLNDMVRSGDRVRKIEAVLSGSLNFIFNNFKAEVSFDEIVRQAQAEGYTEPDPRIDLTGTDVKRKILILIRESGVAMEMDDIETVPFMPADCLEGTVDDFFEKLKEHKQVFDDLYKVAETKGEKLKFVASYDNGKASVGLRSVAPDHPLYKLDGKDNIVLFTTDRYHDQPLIVKGAGAGADVTASGIFADIIKTVL